One window from the genome of Oryctolagus cuniculus chromosome 1, mOryCun1.1, whole genome shotgun sequence encodes:
- the KIF12 gene encoding kinesin-like protein KIF12 isoform X2, translating into MEERGSPDGDPARNLEQGPEGPETSIQVVLRVRPMSEAELRRGEKSALHCSGTRTLQVTPPGGGPDVAFRFGAVLDGARTQEDVFRACGVRRLGELALRGFSCTVFTFGQTGSGKTYTLTGPPPQGEGEPVPPGLAGIMQRTFAWLLDRVQQLGTPVTLRASYLEIYNEQVRDLLSVASPRPLPVRWNKTRGFYVEQLRVVEFGSLETLMGLLQLGLSRRRSSAHTLNQASSRSHALLTLYISCQTPQQMPPVDSGAPPAGGKLCFVDLAGSEKVAATGSRGELMLEANSINRSLLALGHCISLLLDPQRKQSHIPFRDSKLTKLLADSLGGRGVTLMVACVSPSAQCLPETLSTLRYASRAQRVTTRPQAPKSPAAKQPQRLETEMLQLREENRRLRLQLDQSDPKASAQSGARLAWAQRSLYGMLQEFMLENERLRKEMSQLQSSRDLARAEQRVLAQQVHELERHLHSACYLRQPGPGPAPPCPCGMGPAPLCHALPPLCSCPCCHLCPLCRAPLAHWACPQGGRHLPQMLTPEAPAGVPLSGRPPPWAPPCSPGSAKCPRERTHSDWTQMRALAETLTEEEEVAPSAPPLPVGPPDTSPALRGGAGVPNLAQRLEALRHQIGSSLRRGRSQPPPHQGTQSSGQALPPR; encoded by the exons ATGGAGGAGCGCGGGTCTCCCGACGG GGACCCCGCACGGAACCTGGAGCAAGGCCCCGAAGGCCCGGAAACGTCCATCCAGGTGGTcctcag GGTGCGTCCCATGAGCGAGGCGGAGCTTCGCAGGGGGGAAAAGAGCGCCCTGCACTGCTCAGGGACCCGGACTCTGCAG GTGACTCCCCCGGGCGGGGGCCCCGACGTGGCGTTCCGCTTCGGGGCCGTGCTGGACGGGGCGCGCACGCAGGAGGACGTGTTTCGGGCCTGTGGCGTGCGGCGTCTGGGCGAGCTGGCGCTGCGCGG ctTCTCCTGCACGGTCTTCACCTTTGGCCAGACGGGGTCTGGGAAGACCTACACCCTGACCGGACCTCCTCCCCAG ggggagggggagccggtCCCCCCTGGTCTGGCTGGCATCATGCAGAGGACCTTCGCCTGGCTCCTAGACCGCGTGCAGCAGCTGGGGACCCCCGTCACCCTCCGCGCCTCCTACCTGGAGATCTACAATGAGCAG GTTCGGGACCTGCTGAGCGTGGCGTCTCCCCGGCCTCTCCCCGTTCGCTGGAATAAGACACGGGGCTTCTACGTGGAGCAGCTGCGGGTGGTGGAGTTTGGGAGTCTGGAGACGCTGATGGGACTGCTGCAGCTGG GTCTTAGCCGGAGAAGGAGCTCTGCTCACACCCTGAACCAGGCTTCCAGCAGAAGCCACGCCCTGCTCACTCTCTACATCAGCTGCCAAACT ccccagcagatgcCTCCTGTGGACTCcggggcgccccctgctggtgggAAGCTGTGCTTTGTTGACCTGGCCGGCAGTGAGAAGGTAGCAGCCACAGGGTCCCGTGGGGAGCTGATGCTGGAGGCCAACAGCATCAACCGCAGCCTGCTGGCTCTGG GCCACTGCATCTCCCTGCTGCTGGACCCCCAGCGGAAGCAGAGCCACATCCCCTTCCGGGACAGCAAGCTCACCAAGTTGCTGGCCGACTCGCTGGGCGGACGTGGGGTCACCCTCATG GTGGCCTGCGTGTCCCCATCAGCCCAGTGCCTTCCGGAGACCCTCAGCACCCTGCGATATGCCAGTCGTGCTCAGCGGGTGACCACCCGGCCACAGGCCCCCAAG TCCCCCGCGGCAAAGCAGCCCCAGCGTTTGGAGACTGAGATGCTGCAGCTTAGGGAGGAGAACCGACGCCTGCGGCTCCAGCTGGACCAGTCAGACCCCAAGG CCTCTGCGCAGAGTGGGGCCCGGCTGGCCTGGGCCCAGCGGAGTCTCTACGGGATGCTCCAGGAGTTCATGCTGGAGAATGAGCGGCTCAG GAAAGAGATGAGCCAGCTgcagagtagccgggacctgGCGAGGGCTGAGCAGCGCGTCTTGGCCCAGCAGGTGCACGAGCTGGAAAG GCACCTCCACTCTGCCTGCTACCTTCGCCAGCCGGGTCCCGGCCCGGCCCCACCGTGTCCCTGTGGGATGGGACCAGCTCCCCTGTGCCAT GCACTGCCgcctctctgctcctgcccctgctgccacCTCTGCCCTCTGTGCCGAGCACCTCTGGCCCACTGGGCCTGCCCACAGGGAGGGCGCCACCTGCCGCAG ATGCTGACCCCTGAGGCCCCAGCTGGTGTGCCCCTGTCCGGCCGGCCCCCACCCTGGGCGCCCCCatgcagccctggctctgccaagTGCCCAAGAGAGAG GACTCACAGCGACTGGACTCAGATGCGAGCTCTGGCTGAAACACTGaccgaggaggaggaggtggcaccGTCTGCACCCCCCCTGCCCGTGGGGCCCCCAGACACATCACCGGCACTGAGAg GTGGGGCCGGAGTTCCCAACCTGGCCCAGAGACTAGAAGCCCTCAGGCACCAGATCGGCAGCTCTCTGCGGCGTGGTCGGAGCCAGCCACCTCCTCACCAGGGCACTCAGAGCTCCGGCCAGGCCCTCCCTCCCCGCTGA
- the KIF12 gene encoding kinesin-like protein KIF12 isoform X1: MEERGSPDGDPARNLEQGPEGPETSIQVVLRVRPMSEAELRRGEKSALHCSGTRTLQVTPPGGGPDVAFRFGAVLDGARTQEDVFRACGVRRLGELALRGFSCTVFTFGQTGSGKTYTLTGPPPQGEGEPVPPGLAGIMQRTFAWLLDRVQQLGTPVTLRASYLEIYNEQVRDLLSVASPRPLPVRWNKTRGFYVEQLRVVEFGSLETLMGLLQLGACSPGQLWGPGAQASTSTEPGLGVDGGFRDDSGQVGQGPVTNSSDPGPEGAPAGPQGLLTLPSKFLSCPALPPALSYSPPPGWPLLGCFQMECPTLLEPTRTALPSTWTPAGSSPREPRPLYLPRKKPSSPCVSPPGLSRRRSSAHTLNQASSRSHALLTLYISCQTPQQMPPVDSGAPPAGGKLCFVDLAGSEKVAATGSRGELMLEANSINRSLLALGHCISLLLDPQRKQSHIPFRDSKLTKLLADSLGGRGVTLMVACVSPSAQCLPETLSTLRYASRAQRVTTRPQAPKSPAAKQPQRLETEMLQLREENRRLRLQLDQSDPKASAQSGARLAWAQRSLYGMLQEFMLENERLRKEMSQLQSSRDLARAEQRVLAQQVHELERHLHSACYLRQPGPGPAPPCPCGMGPAPLCHALPPLCSCPCCHLCPLCRAPLAHWACPQGGRHLPQMLTPEAPAGVPLSGRPPPWAPPCSPGSAKCPRERTHSDWTQMRALAETLTEEEEVAPSAPPLPVGPPDTSPALRGGAGVPNLAQRLEALRHQIGSSLRRGRSQPPPHQGTQSSGQALPPR; the protein is encoded by the exons ATGGAGGAGCGCGGGTCTCCCGACGG GGACCCCGCACGGAACCTGGAGCAAGGCCCCGAAGGCCCGGAAACGTCCATCCAGGTGGTcctcag GGTGCGTCCCATGAGCGAGGCGGAGCTTCGCAGGGGGGAAAAGAGCGCCCTGCACTGCTCAGGGACCCGGACTCTGCAG GTGACTCCCCCGGGCGGGGGCCCCGACGTGGCGTTCCGCTTCGGGGCCGTGCTGGACGGGGCGCGCACGCAGGAGGACGTGTTTCGGGCCTGTGGCGTGCGGCGTCTGGGCGAGCTGGCGCTGCGCGG ctTCTCCTGCACGGTCTTCACCTTTGGCCAGACGGGGTCTGGGAAGACCTACACCCTGACCGGACCTCCTCCCCAG ggggagggggagccggtCCCCCCTGGTCTGGCTGGCATCATGCAGAGGACCTTCGCCTGGCTCCTAGACCGCGTGCAGCAGCTGGGGACCCCCGTCACCCTCCGCGCCTCCTACCTGGAGATCTACAATGAGCAG GTTCGGGACCTGCTGAGCGTGGCGTCTCCCCGGCCTCTCCCCGTTCGCTGGAATAAGACACGGGGCTTCTACGTGGAGCAGCTGCGGGTGGTGGAGTTTGGGAGTCTGGAGACGCTGATGGGACTGCTGCAGCTGGGTGCGTGCTCTCCAGGGCAGCTTTGGGGGCCGGGTGCCCAAGCCTCCACCTCCACTGAGCCTGGCCTCGGTGTGGACGGGGGCTTCCGAGATGACTCGGGTCAGGTGGGGCAAGGGCCAGTGACCAACAGTTCAGACCCTGGCCCTGAGGgtgcccctgctggcccccaaggcctgctaactctgccttccaagttcCTTtcatgcccagccctgcccccagccttgtCATACTCCCCACCTCCTGGCTGGCCCCTGCTAGGCTGTTTCCAGATGGAATGCCCCACCCTTCTGGAACCAACACGTACTGCCCTGCCCTCTACCTGGacacctgctggctcctcccccagggaGCCTCGGCCCCTTTATCTTCCTAGGAAGAAGCCCAGCTCCCCGTGTGTTTCCCCTCCAGGTCTTAGCCGGAGAAGGAGCTCTGCTCACACCCTGAACCAGGCTTCCAGCAGAAGCCACGCCCTGCTCACTCTCTACATCAGCTGCCAAACT ccccagcagatgcCTCCTGTGGACTCcggggcgccccctgctggtgggAAGCTGTGCTTTGTTGACCTGGCCGGCAGTGAGAAGGTAGCAGCCACAGGGTCCCGTGGGGAGCTGATGCTGGAGGCCAACAGCATCAACCGCAGCCTGCTGGCTCTGG GCCACTGCATCTCCCTGCTGCTGGACCCCCAGCGGAAGCAGAGCCACATCCCCTTCCGGGACAGCAAGCTCACCAAGTTGCTGGCCGACTCGCTGGGCGGACGTGGGGTCACCCTCATG GTGGCCTGCGTGTCCCCATCAGCCCAGTGCCTTCCGGAGACCCTCAGCACCCTGCGATATGCCAGTCGTGCTCAGCGGGTGACCACCCGGCCACAGGCCCCCAAG TCCCCCGCGGCAAAGCAGCCCCAGCGTTTGGAGACTGAGATGCTGCAGCTTAGGGAGGAGAACCGACGCCTGCGGCTCCAGCTGGACCAGTCAGACCCCAAGG CCTCTGCGCAGAGTGGGGCCCGGCTGGCCTGGGCCCAGCGGAGTCTCTACGGGATGCTCCAGGAGTTCATGCTGGAGAATGAGCGGCTCAG GAAAGAGATGAGCCAGCTgcagagtagccgggacctgGCGAGGGCTGAGCAGCGCGTCTTGGCCCAGCAGGTGCACGAGCTGGAAAG GCACCTCCACTCTGCCTGCTACCTTCGCCAGCCGGGTCCCGGCCCGGCCCCACCGTGTCCCTGTGGGATGGGACCAGCTCCCCTGTGCCAT GCACTGCCgcctctctgctcctgcccctgctgccacCTCTGCCCTCTGTGCCGAGCACCTCTGGCCCACTGGGCCTGCCCACAGGGAGGGCGCCACCTGCCGCAG ATGCTGACCCCTGAGGCCCCAGCTGGTGTGCCCCTGTCCGGCCGGCCCCCACCCTGGGCGCCCCCatgcagccctggctctgccaagTGCCCAAGAGAGAG GACTCACAGCGACTGGACTCAGATGCGAGCTCTGGCTGAAACACTGaccgaggaggaggaggtggcaccGTCTGCACCCCCCCTGCCCGTGGGGCCCCCAGACACATCACCGGCACTGAGAg GTGGGGCCGGAGTTCCCAACCTGGCCCAGAGACTAGAAGCCCTCAGGCACCAGATCGGCAGCTCTCTGCGGCGTGGTCGGAGCCAGCCACCTCCTCACCAGGGCACTCAGAGCTCCGGCCAGGCCCTCCCTCCCCGCTGA